The DNA region TGAGTTTTTTTATATTTTTCTCCTTTTTAAATGTTTTCTCTTTTGCAGATTTTTCTGAGCCTGATGCAAGTATTGTTATTAGCCAAAATACATTAAATAAATTTTTAAATGTGATAGGGGAAGTGGAAAAATCTGATAGATTTAACATCTCAGGAGTTAAAGGAGAATATACTTGGATAGTTAGAAATCCAAGGATAATTTTGCGTAAGGACAAAGCAAGGTTTCAAGCGGATGTTACCGTATCCCTTAAAATGCCACCTTTGAGCTATTCTACTCCTGCCTATGGAGAGGTATCTATAAAATATGATCATGAAAATAATAAGATAAACATTAAAGTAGAAAAAGTTGCCTTTGAGGTTGCTTTTAATATTTTAGGAAAGAAAATAGCCTTAGGAGAGGTAGATCTCTCTAAAATTTATCAAATAGCCTTTACTTTTCCAGGACCAAAGCCTTTTGAGAGTTTTACAGAGGTAAGTATGCCCGATGGAAGTAAAAAGAAAATAAGAATTGATACTATTCCTGTTTTAATGCTTGATGAAGGAAAAATAATTGTGGGAACTCAAGTGAATTATAGTTCTTTAAATGGTAGGTAGAAAGGGTTTTTCTTTATTAGAAATACTTATAGTATTAGGTATTATTTTTATAATTGTTTCTATTTCTATTCCTTTATTTTTGAGAGTTCAAGAGGATGCAAAGAGAAATTCTCAAATTTACAATCTTTCTCTTGTTCAACTTGAAATTGAGAAATTTTACTTAAAAAATGGGAGATTTCCATCCTCAGAAGAAATTCAAAATCTCTTAACTACTAATTTCGTAGAGAACCCTATATGTCCTTATAATAGTCTCAATTATATTTTTACTTCTAATATAACAGCCTTTAGAAATGCTCTTAAAAATAATAATTTTAATAATGCCCACATAATATATTATTATGTATCGGGGAGGACTTATACTCTTTGGTATTATCCTCCTAAATTTTACGTAGGTAATAAAGCTACAAAAATATTCCACTATCCATGGTGCTGGACTTTGCCAGCACCACAAAATCAAGTTTTTTTTAACACGAGAGAAGAGGCTATCAATAATGGTTATAGACCTTGTGGTAATTGTCAACCCTAAAATTTATTTATAAAATTTTGCTCTAACCTCATCCATATTTATTACCTTGTTGTTTAACCTAGATTCTTCAGCAGAAAAAGCCATGAGATGACTTTCTATGGATTCTTCAATATTTGATAATGTCTCTTTTATTTCTCCTTTTAGTGCTTTTACAAATTCCTCCATTATTCCCTCGTCTCCTCCTGCATGTCCTACTAAATCTTTAAAAGGTAAGTTAAGGTTAATTATTTCTTCCTCTTTTCCAAATTTCTGTATGTAAATTTTATTCTCATCAAGATCTCCATAAATTTCTCCATGGGAGCCATAAAGATATATTTTTCTCGTAATCTTATTAGTAAAGGCGGTCATTGTAAAGGATGCATATACATTGTTTTTAAATTTTATAGAAACTTCTTGATGATCAACCACATTGTTATCAGAGTAATATACACATCTTCCATAGGGTCCTTCTCTTAGGGCTTTTAATCTTCCTTCTAAGGAAAGATCTTCAGAAATTACAGAGACAGGCCACCCTGTATAATCACCAAGATAAATTTTCTTGGCGTCATAGGGACAGTCCACACTACAGTCAAGACACCTTTCCTTTGCTTCTTTGGGAGCATTTTCTCTCTTGAAATATCTTAGTTCTCCAAAGGATGATATGGTTTGGGATTTTTCGCCAATAAGAAAGGTTAAAATATCTAAGTCATGACAACTTTTTGCTAAGATTGATGGTGCTGATGTTTCCGAATTTCTCCAATTTCCCCTTACAAAGCTGTGGGCAAAATGGAAAAAGCCAATATTTTCTACTAGATTTATACCAATAAGCTCTCCTATTTCTTGTTTATTTAAAAGTTCTTTAAGTTTTTGGAAAAACATGGTATATCTTAATACATGGGCTACAGTAATACTCGCATTATACTCTTTTGCTACTTTATATAGTTCTTTAATCTCCTCAAGGTTTACTCCAATAGGTTTTTCAAGGAGTATTTTATATCCCCTTTTTATGGCTTCAATTGCAGGTTTTACGTGCATTCTATCCATGGTGGTAATAATTACACCATCGGCAAACTTTTCTTTTTCAAAAACCTCTTCCCAGGTTTTAAATTGTCTTTCGGAAGGAATATGGTGTTCTTTTGCAAATCTTTCTCTTCTTATGTCATTTGGTTCTGCTACTGCAACTACTTTTATGTCAGGTCTTCTTAATATTATCTTTCCATAGGCTTCGTAACCTCTATTTCCTGCACCAATCATTATAACTTCAACAGGTCTCATAATTTATTCTCCTCCTTATAAATTTCTAAAAGTTTATTTATAAATTTCCTTTTTTTCTCTTTATTTCCAAAGCTTAAAAAGGCAAGAAGTATAGCACCAAGTACAGGAGAAAGCTTTGGAGGCTCAACTTTGTAGCCTTCTTTCTCCAAAATATTAATAAACTCTTCTCTTACAATATCATTCTTCTCCAAAACACTCCCACTATAGGTCACAGTTATGGGTTTTTTAATTTTTAGAAATTTATTCGCCGTGGTTACAGTAATAGCTAATTCCTTTGCTGAATCTTTTAATATCTTTAAAGCCTTTTTATCTCCTTCTTTAGCAATCTCATAAGTGATTTTGGCAACGGAGGCAATATTTGATCTTCTATCCTTTTGAGGATCATAAATAAACTCAATAAAATCCAAGTGATCTTTTAAGCTTAGTTTTTTAAAGAGTAATTTGGTTAAATCTGTCTTTCTTTTTCTTCCATCAAGTTCTCTACTTACTTCATTTAATGTCCTATAGCCTATATAATATGCACTCCCTTCATCCCCAATAATGCTTCCCCATCCTGAGACCCTTATATCTTTATTGCCTTTTCTTCCATAGGTAATGGTTCCTGTTCCTGCTACTACATGGATTCCATCTCTTGCTAAATTTCCTCCAGCCCATCCTATAACTACATCATTAACAATAATGTCGGGCTCTATTTTTAGTTCATCTTTTATTATATTTCTTAAAATTTTTATATCTTCTCTAAATTCTCCCACTGCAGGAAGTCCAAAGCAAGATTTAATATCCTTAGGATTTATATCCTTTAATATAGAGGAAAGAAGTTCCTTAAGATTTTTTCTAAAAACCTCTTCTCCATTTTCTAAGATATTTGTAGGTCCTGATGTATTTTTAAAAATGAGGTTACCCTCTTCGTCAAAGAGGTAGGCAATAGTTTTTGTTCCTCCTCCATCTACGCCTAAAAAATACATTTTAATCACCTATTTAACTTGGACTTCTAATATATTATTATCTTTTGTAATTTCCTCAATTTTATTCTCTGGGTCTATGATAAAGGTTAATTTTTTAGGAGTACTTTGTGAAAATTTTAAGGCAAATTCTTGATCTCCATTTTTATCTAATCTTTCCAGATTAAATTCTCCTATAATAATGCCATTTTCGTCTTTTACAACAACTTTTATATTCTTTGCATCCATTAATCCCACATTTCCTACCTTGAAATATACTCTGTCTTTCTTTTTCGTAAATTCCACCTTGCCAAATAAAAGTTCTGGTTTTTGTGGATATCCTATAAAAGCTACTTTTGCTCCCTGAAAGCCAAATTTTTGCTGTATTCCAGGAGTATTTGGATCATTATCGTAAAGTTCTTCTTTTTTCACTTTAACTTCAAAGGTTTTGAATACTTCAGAATCTCCTACCGGAAGTGAAGCAATCATGGGCCAATTTAAACCATTAAAAGTAGTTATTTTTAATGCCATCTCTTCTATACCACCATCGTAGAAAGTCACATAAAATATAGAGTCTTTTTTCTCTTTAAAGGTTAATACTACTCCTGCTCCCCATCCTTCACATTTTCTTGCTTTTGTTCCCCATATATTTTCAATTTCTTTCCATCCATCTCCATACAAAAAATCCTTATCGTTTCTTCCTATAATTATCAGTTGATTTACATTATCAGTAGTATAAGTTCTTTCTTTAATTGGGGCTGAGAGGTCATATACTTTAGATATGTAAAGATCGGTGATAGAATAGAGAAGGTTGTATTTTTGACATACTTCTTTAACATAATTTATTAATTCTACATCATCCTCTTCGGCATAATTTAGGGTGAGAATTATGTAGCCTTTTCTTTTGGCAAGCTCAATTTGTTGTCTTACATATAGATCATTTATAGAGTTTTTTTCGTATTTTCCTGATTGGAAATTGTATCCTGAAGCAAAATCTTCCCAAAGTACTGCATCTATATAATCTCCAGTATATTCAAGAAGAGGAAAGCCTCTGTTTTGTATTAGGATTGCTTTAGGAAAAGTATCTCTTATTTTTTTAATAAGGCTTACCATACCATCTTTAGTTTGAGGAAAAAGTACTGCCGTATCTACTGTGTCCAAGAAAAAGCCATCATAATTTTTGTCTATTAAAAGATTCTTCATCTTGTTTATTACCAAATTTTGCCATTTTTCACATCTTGCATCCATATACCAAGAATTCCAGTTTACATTCTTTCCTAAGACACAGTTTTGTAAATCTGCTGTAGGGGGAGTATCGGATTCTCCGATGGTTACATAAACAACTACCTTTTTGCCCTTTGATCTTAAGTAATTTACCTCGTCTTTGGTAAGGGTATAATCTTGAATAACTATGAGATCATATTTTTCAAGTTTTTCAACTTCTCCTCTACCATAAAAGAATACAAAATTTTTAATATTACTAAGTTGGGATTCCTTTAAGGCAAAAGTATTTTGACAACCAGTTATTAGAACTATAAGTATTATGATAGCAAAGGTTAAAAATGGATTTTTTGAAATTTTAGTCTTCATAGAACCTCACCTCTCGTATTTTATTAAAGAGGGGAGAGAGAGGGATTCCCTCTCTCTCCCCGATATTTCTATAGCTTTTTAGGTTCCAGTTAAATTATTTTCTTCTATAATTTCTTCTATAGTATTATCAGGATCAATGCGAATTTCAGTAGCATTAGAGGCATTTTCAAAAATTAATTCCTTTGTTGTATTTGGATTTAGAAGAGATATTGTTTGAGTTGCTAATATTTGAGGTTGACCATTTTCGTATGAGTAGATGTTAACAGTTACGTTTTCAGCAGGTTTCAATCCTATGTTGGAGATATCAACTACTAAATTAGGTCCCCATTCTACTTTGCTAAATAATAGTTCAGGTTTTTCACCAGGATTTCCTATGTATGCGACTTTTACCGTATCAACACCATTCCCATTAATATCTGCGGCATAAATTGAAAATTGTTGCTGAATTCCCTCTCTACTATTCTCATTGTCATAAAAATCATCTTTGCTTATATTTACTTTTATGACTTGGAACTTTTTAGCAGTATCCGCTTTAATTTCCTCTTTCAAAATATTTTTCCAGTTATATGGAGGAGTTTTATTATCATAAGTGTTTATATATAAGATTTTAGGGGTATCGTCAGCATTATAAATTGCTATATAGAAGAAAGAATCTATGTTTTGGTCAAAAGTGAGTACAAATCCGGCATCCCATGGTTTGCAATACCTCACATCTGTTGAAAATATATACTCTATATCTCCCCAGCCACCATTAGGATCATATCCATATAGTCCATCCTTAGTTCCACTTTGCCATGCATCATTGTAACCTATTAAGATTAGTGAGGTGGTGTTGGTAGGAGTTTCTAAACTTGTTGGAGTTTCTGGTGGTTGAGTGTTTTGTTTTGCAGAACACCCTGCAATGACCATCAAAAATAAGGTAATTGCAAGTAATTTTAATAATTTAGAACTCTTCATTTTCTCAACCCCCTTTTAAATTAAGAGTAGGGAAGAAGTAGCCTTCTTCCCTACTCTTAGCTCTTAGAATTTTCCTAAAGGATCAACAAGAATTAAATTACCCCAGAAGGTAGGATTACCCCAGTTGGGGCTTGCTCCAGGAGCAGAACTCATCATCATTTCTTGATCTAATTTTCCAGGTGTATCGGTATCGCTTGGAGAGAAGGCAAATCCCATTATTAAATCGGGTTCAGGCTTTACCTTTATCAAAGACCATGGTATAGCAACTTCCACAGTATACCCATCGTTGGTTCTTTTTACTGCAATTTTTGCCTTTTTAACTTCATCTGCGAGAACTGGTGGGGTCCATACCCATATTTCGGGAGAAAGGAGTTCAAAATCTCCAGGGCTTATCCCTAATTGATAATCATCCTTGTTGTTTTTATTGTCTTCAAAATCACTTTGGAGATCAGTATCAAACCAAATTTCAATGTGATCTCCTTGCCACATATTTTCTCCTGTTGCTAACTGTACTATACTATCATCTTTTAATACAGCACCAATATATAGATAGGTCTTATCCCAGAGCATATAGTAATATACTGATAGATCATTGGGACCATTCCAGTTTTCTGGAATGTAGTCTACATCACCTTTAAGACCTACGTAGTACCTTGGTGAAAGGAAATATTCACTAATTTTAATGTCTCCATCAATAGTGGGTGGTGTTGTAGTATATGGTACATAGTGGGTCCAAGTGCCTTTTCTTAATTTTATGTCTTCAGCAAAGGATAAAGTTAATGTTAGAAGGAGAACTAAACTTAAGACTAATAAGAAACGCTTCATTTTGAATACCTCCTTTTGATTTTTAAATTTTTGCTTAACCATAAGGTTTTTAAAAATTTATTTTGTCTTTTTCACCTCCCCTTTATTTTTCTAATTTTTTCCAAGCCTCTTGCAAGATTTTGTTAACTCTGTCTTCAGCGGTTTTAGCAGCCTTTTCAATATCAACCTTTCCTTGCCAAGCATAGCCGAGGGTAGTTTCAAGCATATTATTCCATTCTAACCAAGAAGGAGTAAATTCAAGAGATTTGAGTTGTCCCTTTTCATATAGAGAGAAGATAGTGAGAGCGGATTTAATGTTAGGATCGTCGAAATATACTCGGGTTTTCAATTTAAGAGCGGGTATAGCCTGATGTTCTTTTCCCATAATTTCCTGCCCTTTAGGTCCAGTAGCGAACTTAATGAATTCCCAAGCAGCCTCTGGATATTTAGACTTAGAGTAGATAGCGAGGGAAAGTTGGTTAGCGGACATAAATCTTCCAGCAGGTCCTGAAGGTATAGGAGCGATACCCCAACGGAAAGGTAGTTTTCTATAGCTAACAATGAAAGAAGATATTCCGAGTGTAGTTGCGAAGTTTCCAGTCATGAAAGGATCGGAGAGTCCCTGCATGAAGGACTCAGAGGGACAGACCTTATATTTATATCTTAGTTCATACATAAATTTAAGACCCTCAAGGGATTTAGGGTTAGAGTAGATGGTGCAGGATTTTTTATCCTTAGAGAGTACAGTACCTCCTGCGCTCCAAATGATAGGATAGAGTCCACCCTCACCCCAAGTAGGGACATAAGTTCCCCAGATTTCAGGAGTACCATCTTTATTTTCATCTATAGTTAATTTTTGAGCTGCCTCAATCCATTTATTCCAATCCCAAGACCAGTCAGGATATTTAATCTTATACTTATCAAAAATATCTTTGTTGTAGAACATTATACCGCCTAAGGTGATATCCCTTATCATAGCGTAAATCTTTCCATCCCATTCACAGAGTTCTGGATTGTAGTAATAATTTTTGAAGTTGATATCT from Dictyoglomus turgidum DSM 6724 includes:
- a CDS encoding Ada metal-binding domain-containing protein, yielding MVGRKGFSLLEILIVLGIIFIIVSISIPLFLRVQEDAKRNSQIYNLSLVQLEIEKFYLKNGRFPSSEEIQNLLTTNFVENPICPYNSLNYIFTSNITAFRNALKNNNFNNAHIIYYYVSGRTYTLWYYPPKFYVGNKATKIFHYPWCWTLPAPQNQVFFNTREEAINNGYRPCGNCQP
- a CDS encoding Gfo/Idh/MocA family protein, which encodes MRPVEVIMIGAGNRGYEAYGKIILRRPDIKVVAVAEPNDIRRERFAKEHHIPSERQFKTWEEVFEKEKFADGVIITTMDRMHVKPAIEAIKRGYKILLEKPIGVNLEEIKELYKVAKEYNASITVAHVLRYTMFFQKLKELLNKQEIGELIGINLVENIGFFHFAHSFVRGNWRNSETSAPSILAKSCHDLDILTFLIGEKSQTISSFGELRYFKRENAPKEAKERCLDCSVDCPYDAKKIYLGDYTGWPVSVISEDLSLEGRLKALREGPYGRCVYYSDNNVVDHQEVSIKFKNNVYASFTMTAFTNKITRKIYLYGSHGEIYGDLDENKIYIQKFGKEEEIINLNLPFKDLVGHAGGDEGIMEEFVKALKGEIKETLSNIEESIESHLMAFSAEESRLNNKVINMDEVRAKFYK
- a CDS encoding N-acetylglucosamine kinase — protein: MYFLGVDGGGTKTIAYLFDEEGNLIFKNTSGPTNILENGEEVFRKNLKELLSSILKDINPKDIKSCFGLPAVGEFREDIKILRNIIKDELKIEPDIIVNDVVIGWAGGNLARDGIHVVAGTGTITYGRKGNKDIRVSGWGSIIGDEGSAYYIGYRTLNEVSRELDGRKRKTDLTKLLFKKLSLKDHLDFIEFIYDPQKDRRSNIASVAKITYEIAKEGDKKALKILKDSAKELAITVTTANKFLKIKKPITVTYSGSVLEKNDIVREEFINILEKEGYKVEPPKLSPVLGAILLAFLSFGNKEKKRKFINKLLEIYKEENKL
- a CDS encoding endo alpha-1,4 polygalactosaminidase, coding for MKTKISKNPFLTFAIIILIVLITGCQNTFALKESQLSNIKNFVFFYGRGEVEKLEKYDLIVIQDYTLTKDEVNYLRSKGKKVVVYVTIGESDTPPTADLQNCVLGKNVNWNSWYMDARCEKWQNLVINKMKNLLIDKNYDGFFLDTVDTAVLFPQTKDGMVSLIKKIRDTFPKAILIQNRGFPLLEYTGDYIDAVLWEDFASGYNFQSGKYEKNSINDLYVRQQIELAKRKGYIILTLNYAEEDDVELINYVKEVCQKYNLLYSITDLYISKVYDLSAPIKERTYTTDNVNQLIIIGRNDKDFLYGDGWKEIENIWGTKARKCEGWGAGVVLTFKEKKDSIFYVTFYDGGIEEMALKITTFNGLNWPMIASLPVGDSEVFKTFEVKVKKEELYDNDPNTPGIQQKFGFQGAKVAFIGYPQKPELLFGKVEFTKKKDRVYFKVGNVGLMDAKNIKVVVKDENGIIIGEFNLERLDKNGDQEFALKFSQSTPKKLTFIIDPENKIEEITKDNNILEVQVK
- a CDS encoding CARDB domain-containing protein → MKSSKLLKLLAITLFLMVIAGCSAKQNTQPPETPTSLETPTNTTSLILIGYNDAWQSGTKDGLYGYDPNGGWGDIEYIFSTDVRYCKPWDAGFVLTFDQNIDSFFYIAIYNADDTPKILYINTYDNKTPPYNWKNILKEEIKADTAKKFQVIKVNISKDDFYDNENSREGIQQQFSIYAADINGNGVDTVKVAYIGNPGEKPELLFSKVEWGPNLVVDISNIGLKPAENVTVNIYSYENGQPQILATQTISLLNPNTTKELIFENASNATEIRIDPDNTIEEIIEENNLTGT
- a CDS encoding sugar-binding protein, whose translation is MKRFLLVLSLVLLLTLTLSFAEDIKLRKGTWTHYVPYTTTPPTIDGDIKISEYFLSPRYYVGLKGDVDYIPENWNGPNDLSVYYYMLWDKTYLYIGAVLKDDSIVQLATGENMWQGDHIEIWFDTDLQSDFEDNKNNKDDYQLGISPGDFELLSPEIWVWTPPVLADEVKKAKIAVKRTNDGYTVEVAIPWSLIKVKPEPDLIMGFAFSPSDTDTPGKLDQEMMMSSAPGASPNWGNPTFWGNLILVDPLGKF
- a CDS encoding ABC transporter substrate-binding protein, whose amino-acid sequence is MRKFLFISLISLILLSLSALGQSKIQITYMRWGDIREIEVERKIVDAFNQSQNKIFVNLESAAWGAYWQQLQNRIAAGNAPDVMLISGAYFIDLASKGVFKDITDWAKKDINFKNYYYNPELCEWDGKIYAMIRDITLGGIMFYNKDIFDKYKIKYPDWSWDWNKWIEAAQKLTIDENKDGTPEIWGTYVPTWGEGGLYPIIWSAGGTVLSKDKKSCTIYSNPKSLEGLKFMYELRYKYKVCPSESFMQGLSDPFMTGNFATTLGISSFIVSYRKLPFRWGIAPIPSGPAGRFMSANQLSLAIYSKSKYPEAAWEFIKFATGPKGQEIMGKEHQAIPALKLKTRVYFDDPNIKSALTIFSLYEKGQLKSLEFTPSWLEWNNMLETTLGYAWQGKVDIEKAAKTAEDRVNKILQEAWKKLEK